TCGCAATGGTTTGCAGCTTTCTTACCTAAAGGGGGGCGCTGATCTTTACTATGCTTGGGCTATCACTCCAGGCTTAATCAGTGCTGTGCCTGAGCCTGAAAGTTTAGGAATTTTAATGGCCGGATTGGGCTTGATCGGTTTGATTCAAAGACGAAGAAGATTGAGCTCATAATCCGTTGGTGCTGTGTTCGACTCACAGAGGGGCCACCAATAAAATCAAAGGGTTACGGAATTTCGTAACCCTTTTTTATTTATTAGTAGCCGTATAGTAGCCAAGAAGCTTAGTCGATTCTTTTAAATTTCTTTCGACGATTATCTTGCACCGACTAACTGCAAGATGGTTAGAAAAGCTTCAGTTTTTGTAGCGCCCATGCGGTTGTGACCTGCTCCCCGTTTGACCTACCAATTAAAAGTTAGTAAGGTGCCTTTCCTAAAACTCACCTTGCTTCGCAATATAATCAGTCGCCCAATCTTTGTTCGCATCGATTTTTATGGCGCCTAAGCGCCTGTCAGCAGCACCTTTTTCATCGCCATCTTAATGCATCGCATATTCTCGATTCACCTCTGTTAATCATTCAGCATGGTTTGGTTGTCCTACATATTTATCAGCCTCATGACACTCGTGACACAGTGCGCTCGTTCATATACTGGTGGCTCCTTTAACAAACAATTAGGAGATCAACATGGCGGCAGTGACTGGATTATTTCATGATCAAGAAAGCGCAGAGCGCGCGTATATCTCAGCGACAGAGGCTGGTTATGGCGCGAATGACATCAACGTTATCATGTCAGATGAAACACGTGAGCGTTACTATGGTGAACATGCCACCTTGGAAACCGAGGTGGGAAACAAAGCCGCTGAGGGTGCCGCTGTGGGTGGCGCGCTAGGAGCGACAGCAGGGGCCATTGCGGGGGCGATTGCAGCCGTAGGCACGGCGATCGTTTTACCAGGCTTGGGTTTAGTGATTGCTGGCCCATTGGCCGCGGGTATTGCAGGTGCTGGCGCGGGTGGCGTGACCGCTGGCTTGGTGGGGGCTTTAATCGGCTGGGGCATCCCAGAAGATACCCTTAAAAAATATGAAGCCGATGTGAAAGAGGGCGGCATTTTAATCGGGCTTAATCCGAAAAGTGAAGATGATGCCCGCCGATTTCAAAATGAGTGGGCGAAATCAGAAGCCGTTGTTTAAAACGCATGCCTTTACAAAAAAACCACCTTCGGGTGGTTTTTTTATGAGGGTGTTTAGCCAGCGCTGAATGGTTAGACTTTAATTGCTCCGCTAGACATTCGATGGTTTACCTTGTGTAATCGCATATATATTTTATGAAATGTGCATCTAATCACAGAAATGTGACGTATTTAATGAATAATCAAATATCAATTTGAAAAAGAAGCTTGGAATGCATTGTGATAGATGATATCGAGGATTTAATCGCTCGAATAATAGATAGGGATGAGGATGCTTTTAACGAATTGTATGAAGCTACTTTTAGCAAAGTCTATGGTTTGGCGTTGAAGATTACCAAGGATCCTAGTACTGCTGAAGAGGTGGTTGAAGATACGTATTATCAAGTGTGGCAAGAAATTTACCGTTACGATTTTAACAAGTGTCCCTTAAATAACTGGATGTTGATTATTTGTCGTTCTCGCGCCATTGATGCGGTGAGAAAGCTCAATGCCATCCCTGAGATGGTGGTCGATTTCGAGTGGGCGATAGAGTCTACCGATTTGCCAGCAGACGATAGATTACAGGGCAAGCAAGAATCGTTGGCGGTGGTTAAAGCCTTATCAGAAATCAAACCCTTGCAAAGGCAGTTATTACACCATGTTTTTTATTATGGATTAACGCATCAAGAAATTTCTGATGTGATGAATATGCCGCTTGGCTCGGTGAAATCAACGATTAATAGAGCACAAAAATTATTAAGAGAGAAACTCAAAGGTGAACAGTTTTGAATAAAGATATAAAGATGAACAAACCTGAGTCTTTAGAATTTGATTTGTTTCTTGAGCTGTTTGAGGCGACGCCCGTGGTGACGCCTGCGGCCTCTGTTAAAGAGCGTATTAAAACGAAATTGATGCAACGCGTTGCGCAAAGCCGTGGTGCACAGTTTTTTGTTTTTGAAGAGCAGGGCAATTGGAAATCATTTAAGCAAGGCATACACATCAAAATATTGAAAAGCGATGCCAAAAGTAAATCATTTTTGTTGAAGCTCGACCAAAACACCATTATTCCGTACCACGACCATCAAAAAAATGAAGAAACATTTGTGGTGGATGGTGAGGCTTGGCTAGATGGCGTGCATTGTAAAAATGGGGATTTTCACTTTGCCGGTGCGGGAACGTTTCATAAAGAGATTCGTACTGAACAAGGGTGCACGCTGTTGATTAAGACTTATTGAA
This Methylophilus medardicus DNA region includes the following protein-coding sequences:
- a CDS encoding RNA polymerase sigma factor; its protein translation is MIDDIEDLIARIIDRDEDAFNELYEATFSKVYGLALKITKDPSTAEEVVEDTYYQVWQEIYRYDFNKCPLNNWMLIICRSRAIDAVRKLNAIPEMVVDFEWAIESTDLPADDRLQGKQESLAVVKALSEIKPLQRQLLHHVFYYGLTHQEISDVMNMPLGSVKSTINRAQKLLREKLKGEQF
- a CDS encoding cupin domain-containing protein, which produces MNKPESLEFDLFLELFEATPVVTPAASVKERIKTKLMQRVAQSRGAQFFVFEEQGNWKSFKQGIHIKILKSDAKSKSFLLKLDQNTIIPYHDHQKNEETFVVDGEAWLDGVHCKNGDFHFAGAGTFHKEIRTEQGCTLLIKTY